A part of Amycolatopsis lurida genomic DNA contains:
- the ligA gene encoding NAD-dependent DNA ligase LigA has product MSSELPENPEPAQDVTDVPADVRERHAELAEEIRGHQFRYYVLDSPIVSDGQFDELLNELQAIEDEHPGLVTPDSPTQNVGGTFSTEFVAHDHLERMLSLDNVFDTGEFETWVERVQKEIGATRYLAELKIDGLAINLLYENGRLTRALTRGDGRTGEDVTLNVRTLEQVPERLTGTDEFPVPALVEVRGEVYFRVEDFLALNAKMVEAGKDPYANPRNTAAGSLRQKDPKITKSRNLRLICHGLGKREGFEPKRQSEAYDALAAWGLPVSPHSKVLGSGKELLDHIEYWGEHRHDAEHEIDGVVIKVDEVALQRRLGTTSRAPRWAIAYKYPPEEAITTLLDIQVNVGRTGRVTPFAVMEPVKVAGSTVAMATLHNQEEVKRKGVLIGDKVVIRKAGDVIPEVLGPVADARTGEEREFVMPLRCPNCDTELAYQKEGDIDIRCPNSRSCPAQLRERLFHLGGRGAFDIEVLGYEAAVAILDAGVVHDEGDIFELDEEKLLQVELFRTKAGELSANGRKLLDNLETVKDRPLWKVIVGLSIRHVGPTAAQALAREFGSLERIENASEEELSSVDGVGPTIARAAKEWFEVDWHREIVEKWRAAGVRMEEERDESIPRNLEGLSIVVTGSLNDYSRDEAKEFIMARGGKAAGSVSKKTAFVVVGDAPGTKYDKAVQLKVPVLDENGFRVLLESGPEAAAELALPTEEGAGE; this is encoded by the coding sequence GTGAGCAGCGAACTTCCCGAGAATCCCGAGCCCGCGCAGGATGTCACCGACGTACCGGCCGACGTCCGTGAAAGGCATGCCGAACTGGCGGAGGAGATCCGCGGTCACCAGTTCCGGTACTACGTGCTGGATTCACCGATCGTGTCCGACGGCCAGTTCGACGAGCTGCTCAACGAACTTCAGGCCATCGAAGACGAGCACCCCGGGTTGGTGACGCCGGACTCGCCGACGCAGAACGTCGGCGGCACGTTCTCCACCGAGTTCGTCGCGCACGACCACCTCGAGCGCATGCTCAGCCTGGACAACGTCTTCGACACCGGCGAGTTCGAGACCTGGGTCGAGCGGGTCCAGAAGGAGATCGGCGCGACGAGGTACCTCGCCGAACTGAAGATCGACGGGCTCGCGATCAACCTGCTGTACGAGAACGGCCGGCTGACCCGGGCGCTGACCAGGGGCGACGGCCGCACCGGCGAGGACGTCACGCTCAACGTCCGCACGCTGGAGCAGGTGCCCGAGCGGCTGACGGGGACGGACGAGTTCCCGGTGCCCGCGCTGGTCGAAGTCCGTGGTGAGGTGTACTTCCGCGTCGAGGACTTCCTGGCGCTGAACGCGAAGATGGTCGAGGCGGGCAAGGATCCGTACGCGAACCCGCGCAACACCGCGGCCGGGTCGTTGCGGCAGAAGGATCCCAAGATCACGAAGTCCCGCAACCTGCGGCTGATCTGCCACGGTCTCGGCAAACGCGAGGGCTTCGAACCGAAGCGCCAGTCCGAGGCGTACGACGCCCTGGCCGCGTGGGGCCTGCCGGTCTCGCCGCACAGCAAGGTGCTCGGTTCGGGCAAGGAACTGCTGGACCACATCGAATACTGGGGCGAGCACCGCCACGACGCCGAGCACGAGATCGACGGCGTCGTCATCAAGGTCGACGAGGTCGCGCTGCAACGCCGTCTCGGCACGACCTCGCGGGCTCCGCGCTGGGCGATCGCGTACAAGTACCCGCCGGAAGAGGCGATCACGACCCTGCTGGACATCCAGGTCAACGTCGGCCGCACCGGGCGGGTCACCCCGTTCGCGGTGATGGAACCGGTGAAGGTGGCCGGGTCCACGGTGGCGATGGCGACGCTGCACAACCAGGAAGAGGTCAAACGCAAGGGCGTGCTGATCGGGGACAAGGTCGTCATCCGCAAGGCGGGCGACGTCATCCCCGAGGTGCTCGGCCCGGTCGCCGACGCGCGCACCGGCGAAGAGCGCGAGTTCGTGATGCCGTTGCGCTGCCCCAACTGCGACACCGAACTGGCGTACCAGAAGGAAGGCGACATCGACATCCGTTGCCCGAATTCGCGGTCCTGTCCGGCGCAGTTGCGTGAGCGGCTGTTCCATCTGGGCGGGCGGGGCGCGTTCGACATCGAGGTGCTCGGCTACGAGGCCGCGGTCGCGATCCTGGACGCCGGTGTCGTGCACGACGAAGGCGACATCTTCGAGCTGGACGAGGAAAAACTGCTCCAGGTGGAGCTGTTCCGCACCAAGGCGGGGGAGCTGTCGGCCAATGGGCGCAAGCTGCTGGACAACCTGGAAACAGTGAAGGACCGTCCACTGTGGAAGGTCATCGTCGGCCTGTCGATCCGGCACGTCGGCCCGACGGCGGCGCAGGCGCTCGCGCGGGAATTCGGCTCGCTGGAACGGATCGAGAACGCCTCGGAGGAAGAGCTCTCCAGCGTCGACGGTGTCGGCCCGACCATCGCGCGCGCGGCGAAGGAATGGTTCGAGGTCGACTGGCACCGCGAGATCGTCGAGAAGTGGCGCGCGGCGGGCGTGCGGATGGAGGAGGAGCGCGACGAGTCCATCCCGCGCAACCTCGAAGGCCTGTCGATCGTCGTCACCGGTTCGCTGAACGACTACTCCCGCGACGAGGCCAAGGAGTTCATCATGGCCCGCGGCGGGAAGGCGGCCGGTTCGGTGTCGAAGAAGACGGCGTTCGTCGTCGTCGGCGACGCGCCGGGCACGAAGTACGACAAGGCCGTCCAGCTGAAGGTGCCGGTACTAGACGAGAACGGGTTCCGCGTGCTGCTGGAAAGCGGCCCCGAGGCCGCGGCCGAGCTCGCGCTGCCGACCGAGGAGGGCGCCGGTGAGTGA
- a CDS encoding GNAT family N-acetyltransferase, whose translation MSDLEIRPARPDELTEVGQLTLAAYSAERTLVDGAGYATELLDAARRAELAELLVAVDGDGALAGTVTIARPGTEFAELSHEGELEFRMLAVRPSAAGRGIGEALTRAVIARARELGVARVVLCSLVTMERAHRLYERLGFVRLPERDWEPHPGVTLIAYGLELT comes from the coding sequence GTGAGTGACCTGGAGATCCGGCCGGCCCGGCCCGATGAGCTGACTGAGGTCGGGCAGCTCACGCTGGCCGCGTACTCCGCGGAGCGGACCCTTGTCGACGGCGCCGGCTACGCCACCGAACTGCTCGACGCCGCCCGGCGGGCGGAGCTGGCCGAGCTCCTGGTCGCGGTGGACGGGGACGGCGCACTGGCCGGCACGGTCACCATCGCCCGGCCGGGGACCGAGTTCGCCGAGCTGTCCCACGAGGGCGAGCTGGAGTTCCGGATGCTCGCCGTGCGGCCCTCGGCGGCCGGACGCGGCATCGGCGAGGCGCTGACCAGGGCGGTCATCGCGCGGGCGCGGGAACTCGGCGTGGCGAGGGTGGTGCTGTGCAGCCTGGTCACGATGGAGCGGGCGCACCGGCTCTACGAGCGGCTCGGCTTCGTGCGGCTGCCCGAACGGGACTGGGAGCCGCATCCAGGCGTGACCCTGATCGCCTACGGCCTGGAGCTCACTTGA